A stretch of the Williamwhitmania sp. genome encodes the following:
- a CDS encoding thiamine diphosphokinase, protein MVNDFDAVILANGKYPEREEPVSILSSAKFLICCDGAAVKHVGRGNTPDAVVGDLDSLPGELKLAFAEKLYHDPDQNTNDLTKSIRFCQANGFRRIAILGSTGLREDHTLGNISLMVNYAQTDLDVTIITDTGIFIPVLASRSFASFAGQQISLFSFNSETTITTEGLKYPIVGQKLSMWWQGTLNEALGESFRIDFSPGPLAVYFLFRDCR, encoded by the coding sequence ATGGTTAATGATTTTGATGCGGTCATATTAGCAAATGGGAAGTATCCCGAGCGTGAGGAACCGGTAAGTATACTTTCATCTGCTAAGTTTCTTATTTGTTGTGATGGAGCAGCGGTAAAGCACGTTGGCAGGGGAAACACTCCCGACGCCGTAGTGGGTGACTTGGATTCCCTGCCGGGTGAACTTAAGCTAGCATTTGCCGAAAAGCTCTATCACGATCCCGATCAGAACACCAATGATTTAACAAAGTCCATAAGGTTTTGCCAGGCGAATGGATTTCGTCGCATTGCCATACTTGGTTCAACAGGCTTACGAGAGGACCATACGCTGGGTAACATTTCGCTTATGGTAAACTATGCGCAAACTGATTTGGACGTTACGATTATAACCGACACTGGGATTTTTATTCCGGTGCTTGCTTCTCGCTCGTTTGCCAGTTTTGCAGGACAGCAGATTTCCCTCTTTTCCTTTAATAGCGAAACAACAATCACCACCGAAGGGCTGAAGTATCCAATTGTCGGACAAAAGCTCTCCATGTGGTGGCAGGGAACGTTGAATGAGGCTCTTGGGGAAAGTTTTCGAATTGACTTTTCGCCGGGACCGCTTGCAGTCTATTTCTTGTTTCGAGATTGTCGTTAG
- a CDS encoding cupin domain-containing protein, whose translation MKIKLVETAEKVPFDLDGRKMFSSEKVEIIHLNLLPGENLELHSNPFDVIFYILEGEGIVETEDEQITVEPDMTIEIASGVKRGVKNVGPGNFRLLVIKIL comes from the coding sequence ATGAAAATAAAACTCGTTGAAACAGCAGAAAAGGTGCCATTCGACCTTGATGGCAGAAAAATGTTCTCCAGTGAAAAGGTGGAGATTATCCATTTAAACCTCCTTCCTGGTGAAAATCTCGAACTGCATTCCAACCCCTTTGATGTTATATTCTATATTCTAGAAGGAGAAGGAATTGTGGAAACGGAAGATGAGCAGATTACCGTTGAACCCGACATGACCATTGAAATTGCGTCAGGAGTAAAACGCGGTGTAAAGAATGTTGGTCCTGGCAACTTTCGCCTGCTCGTGATAAAGATACTATAG
- a CDS encoding cupin domain-containing protein, translated as MENTEFIKGSKFSFSTQVEYATGGIVSKNVIKKSTGNVSLFAFDEGESLSEHTAPFDALAQVIEGNATITIGGQENQLSAGESIIMPANITHAVLATSRFKMLLTMIREPKI; from the coding sequence ATGGAAAACACAGAGTTTATAAAAGGCAGTAAATTTTCTTTCTCAACCCAAGTTGAGTATGCCACAGGAGGAATTGTAAGCAAAAATGTGATTAAAAAAAGCACTGGCAATGTATCACTCTTTGCCTTTGATGAGGGGGAAAGCCTTAGCGAACATACTGCGCCGTTTGATGCACTAGCTCAAGTTATTGAAGGAAATGCAACCATAACCATTGGCGGCCAAGAGAATCAGCTTTCAGCAGGGGAATCAATAATTATGCCTGCAAATATTACACATGCAGTGCTTGCAACTTCGCGCTTTAAAATGCTGCTTACGATGATTCGTGAACCAAAAATCTAA
- the hcp gene encoding hydroxylamine reductase — MGMFCYQCQEAAKGTGCTIKGVCGKTDDLANMMDLLMHLLKGISVYSVELREKAGYENPTVNKFIFDGLFATITNANFDKDVFYKRVEKAIEIRDMLKAEAQKAGIKVNTSFDGATWAGKPEEFEAKAIQVGVLTEKNEDIRSLQQLATYGLKGMAAYAEHAYNLGKEDKQLFAFMQKALVQLTQNLSVDELIGLVMETGKSGVTAMALLDNANTSMYGNPEITKVNIGVRNNPAILISGHDLKDMQELLEQTEGTGIDVYTHSEMLPANYYPAFKKYKHFVGNYGSSWWRQREEFETFNGPILFTTNCIVPPMESATYKDRIYTTGASGLKGATHIPDRANGKAKDFSAIIEHAKRCKAPIEIEKGEIVGGFAHAQVFALADKVVEAVKSGAIRKFIVMAGCDGRMKSRDYYTEFAQKLPNDTVILTAGCAKYRYNKLQLGDINGIPRVLDAGQCNDSYSLAVIALKLKEVFELNDINELPIAYNIAWYEQKAVIVLLALLYLGVKNIHLGPSLPAFLSPNVVNVLVDKFGISGITTVDEDIKLLVG; from the coding sequence ATGGGAATGTTTTGCTACCAGTGCCAAGAAGCAGCGAAAGGAACAGGCTGCACAATCAAAGGAGTTTGCGGAAAAACCGACGATCTCGCAAACATGATGGACTTGCTTATGCACCTACTAAAGGGTATATCGGTATACTCCGTTGAACTTAGGGAAAAAGCGGGTTACGAAAACCCGACAGTAAACAAATTCATCTTCGATGGCCTGTTTGCCACCATCACTAATGCCAATTTCGACAAAGATGTTTTCTACAAAAGGGTAGAGAAGGCCATTGAAATAAGGGATATGCTAAAGGCAGAAGCTCAAAAGGCGGGCATCAAGGTAAACACCTCATTCGATGGGGCCACTTGGGCAGGAAAACCTGAGGAATTTGAGGCCAAAGCCATTCAGGTTGGTGTTCTTACCGAAAAGAACGAGGATATCCGCTCTCTTCAACAGCTGGCCACCTATGGATTGAAAGGGATGGCTGCATATGCCGAACACGCCTATAATCTTGGCAAGGAAGATAAACAGCTGTTTGCCTTTATGCAAAAAGCACTTGTTCAACTCACACAAAACCTTTCCGTTGACGAGCTAATTGGTCTTGTAATGGAGACCGGAAAAAGCGGGGTTACCGCCATGGCGCTCCTCGATAACGCCAACACCTCCATGTATGGCAATCCAGAAATAACCAAGGTGAATATTGGCGTTCGGAATAATCCAGCAATTCTTATTAGTGGTCACGACCTCAAGGACATGCAAGAATTGCTAGAACAGACTGAAGGTACAGGAATAGATGTATACACACACAGCGAAATGCTGCCCGCCAACTACTATCCTGCCTTCAAAAAATACAAACACTTTGTGGGCAACTATGGCAGCAGCTGGTGGCGTCAGCGTGAGGAGTTTGAAACTTTCAACGGTCCAATTCTTTTCACCACGAACTGCATTGTGCCACCTATGGAAAGTGCAACCTATAAGGACAGGATTTACACCACCGGAGCATCGGGGTTAAAAGGTGCAACCCACATCCCGGACAGAGCAAACGGTAAGGCAAAAGACTTCTCAGCCATCATTGAGCATGCAAAAAGATGCAAAGCACCCATTGAAATCGAAAAAGGAGAAATCGTTGGCGGTTTTGCACACGCTCAGGTATTTGCATTAGCCGACAAGGTTGTTGAAGCAGTAAAAAGCGGTGCCATCCGAAAGTTTATTGTTATGGCCGGTTGCGATGGTCGAATGAAGTCGCGCGACTACTACACTGAGTTTGCACAAAAATTACCAAACGATACCGTTATTCTCACCGCGGGCTGCGCAAAATACCGCTATAACAAACTTCAATTGGGGGATATCAACGGCATTCCACGTGTGCTCGATGCCGGACAGTGCAATGACTCCTACTCACTTGCCGTTATAGCTCTGAAGCTAAAAGAGGTGTTTGAGCTCAACGACATCAATGAGCTTCCCATCGCCTACAACATTGCATGGTACGAGCAAAAAGCAGTAATTGTTCTGCTAGCTCTACTTTACCTAGGGGTAAAGAATATTCATCTTGGCCCTTCACTTCCAGCGTTCCTCTCTCCAAATGTTGTTAATGTTCTGGTCGACAAGTTTGGAATCAGTGGAATTACAACGGTTGACGAAGACATTAAGCTCTTAGTAGGATAG
- a CDS encoding 4Fe-4S dicluster domain-containing protein: MKREIIRIDRDKCNGCGNCINGCHEGALQLIDGKAALVSELMCDGLGACIGDCPVGAITIEVREADAYNEVKTIQEMVKSGKNVIVAHLKHLKEYQQKEYLRQGVEYLLGQKDTLNFSVDDVLQEVHNHESQGNKQQFAKPLASIPHAGGGCPGSAARAFNVQTQVTASGEIPSELSHWPIQLHLINPSSGHFKGSNLLLAADCVAFSLGAFHRDYLKGKTLAIACPKLDSNKESYIEKLTALIDEAQIDTITVMRMEVPCCGGLVHLVKLALEKAQRKIPIKSITVGIHGEIQENKWV; the protein is encoded by the coding sequence ATGAAACGCGAAATCATTAGGATAGATAGAGACAAGTGTAATGGCTGTGGCAACTGCATTAACGGTTGTCATGAAGGTGCGCTCCAGTTGATTGACGGAAAGGCTGCCCTAGTTAGTGAACTTATGTGCGATGGTCTTGGTGCCTGCATCGGTGACTGCCCTGTAGGTGCAATAACCATAGAGGTTAGGGAGGCTGATGCTTATAACGAGGTCAAAACCATTCAGGAGATGGTTAAAAGCGGCAAAAACGTAATAGTGGCGCACCTTAAGCACCTCAAGGAGTATCAGCAAAAAGAGTATCTACGCCAAGGGGTCGAATATCTTCTAGGACAAAAAGACACATTAAACTTCAGCGTTGATGATGTTTTGCAGGAGGTGCATAACCACGAATCGCAAGGAAACAAACAGCAATTTGCCAAGCCTCTAGCGTCCATACCTCATGCAGGAGGAGGATGTCCTGGTTCTGCAGCAAGAGCGTTTAATGTGCAGACACAGGTTACTGCCTCTGGTGAAATACCCTCGGAGCTTTCGCACTGGCCCATCCAGCTGCACCTTATCAACCCATCATCTGGCCACTTCAAAGGCTCAAATCTGCTGCTTGCCGCAGACTGTGTTGCATTCTCTCTTGGAGCATTTCATCGCGATTACCTAAAAGGAAAAACGCTTGCCATTGCCTGCCCCAAACTTGACAGCAACAAGGAGTCCTATATTGAAAAGTTAACTGCGCTTATAGACGAAGCACAAATTGACACTATAACGGTGATGCGCATGGAGGTTCCCTGTTGCGGAGGACTTGTCCACCTTGTGAAGCTAGCGTTGGAAAAGGCACAACGCAAAATTCCAATCAAATCAATAACCGTTGGAATTCACGGTGAAATACAAGAAAACAAATGGGTTTAA
- a CDS encoding Crp/Fnr family transcriptional regulator yields the protein MLNMFLLLSKSPFFKGLLPEQIEELFSRIGYSVKSFSKGQLIAQREDEVRSLCIIIQGSVKGEMVDFTGKIVKIEEMHAPMPIAHAFLFGEKNFFPVDVVALEDVKILFVPKEEVIRMLQGNNVVLGNYLSAISNRAQFLSSKLWFLSFRTIKEKVAQYLLGLTKESHADKVVIQKSQGELAEFFGVTRPSLARVFTEMEQDGLIVVERKEIWIKNRNGLLDVLK from the coding sequence ATGTTAAATATGTTTTTGCTCCTCTCAAAATCCCCCTTTTTTAAAGGGCTGCTACCTGAACAGATTGAGGAACTATTTTCGCGCATTGGATACTCTGTTAAATCTTTTTCCAAGGGGCAGTTAATAGCTCAGAGGGAGGATGAGGTTCGGAGTTTGTGCATAATTATTCAAGGGAGTGTTAAAGGTGAGATGGTGGATTTTACAGGAAAAATTGTGAAGATTGAGGAGATGCACGCTCCAATGCCCATTGCGCATGCCTTCCTTTTTGGGGAGAAGAATTTCTTTCCGGTTGATGTTGTAGCGCTGGAGGATGTTAAGATATTATTTGTACCTAAAGAAGAGGTAATCAGAATGTTACAAGGCAATAACGTTGTTCTAGGTAACTATCTTAGTGCCATCTCAAATAGGGCTCAATTTCTCTCCTCAAAACTTTGGTTCCTTTCGTTTAGGACTATTAAGGAAAAGGTGGCTCAGTATCTGTTGGGATTAACTAAAGAGTCGCATGCCGATAAAGTTGTAATTCAGAAATCGCAAGGCGAACTTGCCGAGTTTTTTGGGGTTACTAGACCTTCGCTGGCGCGCGTATTTACTGAGATGGAGCAGGATGGACTTATTGTTGTGGAGCGTAAAGAGATATGGATAAAAAACCGTAATGGGTTGCTTGATGTATTAAAATAG
- a CDS encoding ABC transporter substrate-binding protein, translated as MNRNRVIYFLIITVLVGCSTAGRHASHNVFRYNESKGITSLDPAFARTMPSIWPVSQIFCGLVQLDSALQVKPCVAKRWSISADGLTYTFSLRNDVFFQNDTCFVEGKGRRVTSNDFVYSIDRLGLEEVASPGAWILSKIDTLKDGEPAIIAQSDTVLAIRLREPFPAFLGLLTSPYCSVVPREAIARYGRDFGHHPVGCGPFQLKVWRDGEKLVLVKNPNYFEVDKKGIRLPYLDAVSISFIGDKQSEFMEFILGNLDFISGVSKASKDELLTRTGQLNPKYANRVQMETGPFLNTEYLGVLVDPSKLQPQQSVLLKKEFRRAIAFGINKAKMITYLRNGLGYPANSGFIPQGLPPYNPNFHGLTYCPDSTLAILARMGYPHGDGLPAVTLTTTDDYLDLCEFIQHELSVLGIKINVEVATGASYRQAVMDSRLPFFRGSWIADYADAESYLSLFYSKNYSPYGPNYTHYSNSLYDKLYVAALKTADIKLRFRFYSKMDSIITNEAPVIPLFYDKAVRFVRLGIKGMAPNPMNIPVFKYVQIGKK; from the coding sequence ATGAATCGTAATCGAGTTATTTATTTTCTCATTATTACCGTATTGGTTGGGTGCAGTACGGCAGGCAGGCATGCTTCGCATAACGTATTCCGGTATAATGAGTCAAAGGGTATTACCTCTCTCGATCCTGCGTTTGCTCGGACAATGCCGTCCATTTGGCCCGTTTCACAAATTTTCTGTGGTTTAGTGCAGCTCGATAGTGCACTTCAGGTGAAGCCTTGCGTTGCAAAAAGATGGTCCATCTCTGCCGATGGGCTGACCTATACCTTTAGTTTGCGTAATGACGTGTTTTTTCAGAACGATACCTGCTTTGTTGAGGGAAAAGGTCGAAGGGTTACTTCCAATGATTTTGTATATAGCATTGATAGGCTTGGACTAGAAGAGGTTGCAAGTCCTGGTGCTTGGATTCTCTCAAAAATTGATACATTGAAGGATGGAGAACCTGCTATTATTGCACAATCTGATACAGTTTTAGCGATTAGGCTCAGGGAACCATTTCCTGCTTTTTTGGGCTTACTCACTTCACCCTATTGTTCTGTAGTTCCTAGGGAGGCCATAGCCCGATATGGACGTGATTTTGGCCACCACCCAGTAGGTTGTGGTCCCTTTCAGTTGAAAGTGTGGCGCGATGGGGAGAAGCTTGTGCTTGTGAAGAATCCCAACTATTTTGAGGTCGATAAAAAGGGCATTCGGTTACCATACTTGGATGCAGTTTCCATCTCCTTTATTGGCGATAAGCAGTCTGAGTTTATGGAGTTTATCCTTGGTAATCTCGATTTTATCTCTGGAGTATCGAAAGCATCAAAGGATGAGTTGCTTACTAGAACTGGCCAGTTAAATCCTAAGTATGCTAACCGTGTGCAAATGGAGACAGGCCCATTTCTTAACACAGAATATCTAGGAGTGTTAGTCGATCCTTCCAAATTGCAGCCGCAGCAGTCTGTCTTGCTCAAAAAAGAATTTCGTCGAGCAATTGCGTTTGGTATAAACAAGGCTAAAATGATAACCTACCTGAGAAATGGTCTGGGCTATCCTGCAAACAGTGGATTTATACCTCAAGGTTTGCCTCCCTATAATCCTAATTTCCATGGATTGACCTATTGTCCTGACTCCACGTTAGCCATTCTGGCTCGAATGGGTTACCCACATGGGGATGGACTCCCAGCGGTTACGCTCACTACCACTGACGATTATCTCGATTTATGTGAATTTATTCAGCATGAGCTGAGTGTGCTTGGAATAAAGATTAATGTTGAGGTGGCAACTGGGGCCTCATACCGGCAAGCTGTGATGGACTCTCGCCTTCCGTTCTTTAGAGGTTCTTGGATTGCCGATTACGCTGATGCGGAGAGCTATTTGTCTCTTTTTTACTCTAAGAATTACTCTCCCTATGGGCCTAATTACACGCATTATTCTAACTCTCTCTACGACAAGCTATACGTTGCAGCACTCAAAACGGCAGATATTAAGTTGCGGTTTCGCTTTTATTCCAAAATGGATAGTATTATTACAAATGAAGCACCAGTAATTCCTCTTTTTTACGATAAGGCAGTTCGGTTTGTGAGGCTGGGTATTAAGGGAATGGCGCCGAACCCCATGAATATTCCGGTGTTTAAATATGTTCAAATAGGAAAGAAGTGA